A section of the Streptomyces xinghaiensis S187 genome encodes:
- a CDS encoding helix-turn-helix domain-containing protein has product MIAVDQWTGEEALLLRSVRRQSVREFAQDLGISPRTVSQWQRNKERVCRPAMAQILDTALAQCTPEEQEAFRVRLAALRGETDGAAAAAVAQSAPCIVVSHKFLPVYLGERLGSLYAAGTPRPSGPAGLDQRVLPGKHRSAQSSTVHMYACGVVVVHLEERQRVDSFTDLAVWRYRSYLTDRAWAGERITGLLEQHCADGQVEASPDPEYVLSVYELREHAWSGAGLDTALQLLATPSVLVDRQDPANIVPLGAGVEDAKFRDGWAHPEALPFDGGASRGVAGWSGISYHPQPDERALTINQIVALELDVQALWALSSHILHIVEDGQDPVMPREYSWRFLRGAYVRLTTARPTETAQHRVMREAILTTSELPDRLRAAQDALRDSNP; this is encoded by the coding sequence GTGATCGCCGTGGATCAGTGGACAGGTGAGGAGGCGCTGCTGTTGCGTTCGGTAAGGCGCCAGTCTGTCCGTGAGTTCGCGCAAGACCTGGGCATCAGTCCCCGGACGGTTTCCCAGTGGCAGCGCAATAAGGAGCGGGTGTGCCGTCCGGCGATGGCGCAGATCCTGGATACGGCGCTTGCCCAGTGCACTCCAGAAGAGCAGGAAGCGTTCCGTGTCCGACTGGCGGCACTGCGAGGGGAGACCGATGGCGCCGCAGCGGCTGCGGTAGCGCAGTCGGCGCCCTGCATCGTGGTTTCCCACAAGTTCCTGCCGGTTTACCTGGGCGAGCGGCTCGGCTCACTGTACGCAGCCGGAACACCCCGACCGTCCGGTCCGGCTGGCCTTGACCAGCGAGTACTACCCGGCAAGCACCGCTCAGCCCAGTCCTCCACAGTGCACATGTACGCATGTGGCGTCGTCGTAGTGCACTTGGAAGAGCGCCAGCGCGTGGACTCGTTCACTGATCTGGCAGTGTGGCGCTACCGCTCCTACCTGACAGACAGGGCCTGGGCGGGGGAGCGCATCACGGGCCTGTTGGAGCAACACTGCGCCGATGGACAGGTTGAGGCGTCGCCGGATCCGGAGTACGTGCTGTCCGTGTACGAGTTGCGTGAGCACGCTTGGTCGGGGGCCGGACTCGATACCGCCCTGCAGTTGCTGGCCACGCCGTCGGTGCTCGTTGACCGCCAGGACCCGGCAAACATCGTGCCCCTCGGGGCAGGAGTCGAGGACGCCAAGTTCCGCGATGGCTGGGCGCACCCTGAGGCGCTCCCCTTCGACGGCGGCGCTTCTCGTGGGGTGGCCGGTTGGTCGGGAATTTCTTATCACCCGCAGCCAGACGAGCGTGCCCTAACGATAAACCAGATCGTCGCTCTGGAGCTGGATGTTCAGGCGCTGTGGGCGCTGTCGTCGCACATCCTGCACATAGTCGAAGACGGGCAAGATCCCGTGATGCCGAGGGAATACAGCTGGCGCTTCCTACGCGGCGCGTACGTCCGGCTGACCACCGCCCGCCCCACAGAGACTGCCCAGCATCGCGTGATGCGCGAAGCAATTCTGACAACTAGCGAACTTCCTGATCGGTTGCGTGCCGCCCAGGACGCTCTTCGAGACAGCAATCCGTGA
- a CDS encoding GntR family transcriptional regulator, with protein sequence MADETGTDRPRYLKIADELKSAIERGEYAPGDRLPGENVLAPRYGVAVMTARRALRVLTNQGLAESRKGAGFFVQAFSPIRRRGIQRLARDQWGAGKSIWSADEDRPLAVDRVTVEEVVPPAHIISMLELGEGETTCARSRRFVLAGRPVMLATSYLPYALVAGSAITQADTGPGGTYARLADLGHAPVHFREEIRGRLPTTEEAAALGMSLERPVLKVCRTAFDAAQRVVEINEMTLDSASYVLDYEFDA encoded by the coding sequence ATGGCAGACGAGACGGGCACTGATCGGCCCAGATACCTCAAGATCGCTGACGAGCTGAAGTCGGCGATCGAGCGGGGAGAGTACGCACCTGGCGACCGACTGCCAGGGGAGAACGTTCTCGCTCCGCGGTACGGCGTGGCCGTTATGACGGCCCGGCGAGCGCTGCGCGTGCTCACTAACCAGGGCCTCGCGGAGTCCCGGAAGGGCGCGGGATTCTTCGTCCAGGCATTCAGCCCCATCCGGCGGCGTGGCATCCAGCGCCTGGCGCGGGACCAGTGGGGGGCCGGCAAGTCCATCTGGTCTGCGGACGAAGATCGCCCGCTGGCCGTCGACCGGGTCACTGTCGAAGAGGTCGTCCCCCCGGCCCACATCATCAGCATGCTTGAGCTGGGGGAGGGGGAGACCACGTGTGCCAGGTCCCGGCGCTTCGTCCTCGCTGGCCGACCTGTCATGCTCGCTACCTCGTACCTGCCGTACGCACTGGTGGCAGGGTCGGCCATTACCCAAGCCGATACAGGTCCCGGGGGAACCTACGCCCGCCTCGCCGACCTTGGCCACGCTCCCGTTCATTTCCGGGAGGAGATCCGCGGGCGGCTGCCCACCACTGAGGAAGCTGCCGCTCTGGGTATGTCCCTTGAGCGCCCTGTCTTGAAGGTGTGCAGAACCGCCTTCGACGCTGCTCAGCGAGTTGTCGAGATCAATGAGATGACCCTCGACTCCGCTTCGTATGTCCTGGACTACGAGTTCGATGCCTGA
- a CDS encoding DUF5999 family protein encodes MCTHTPKCPTADSPAGDAAQVVARHPEQGWSLLCNAVLLFEDTGELLPDGRVIPPRRPLAAV; translated from the coding sequence CTGTGCACGCACACCCCCAAGTGCCCGACCGCCGACAGCCCGGCCGGGGACGCCGCGCAGGTCGTGGCCCGCCACCCGGAGCAGGGGTGGAGCCTGCTGTGTAACGCGGTCCTGCTCTTCGAGGACACCGGCGAGCTGCTCCCCGACGGGCGGGTCATCCCCCCGCGCCGGCCCCTCGCCGCGGTCTGA
- a CDS encoding isochorismatase family cysteine hydrolase, producing the protein MWKADWVDPRSTALIVIDVQQGFVNRHSRGTLPAIVRLVEGWRAAGGPMVFTRFHNELGSPYETITGWTRLRTAEEQALVEELAPFTDSAVTVIDKARSSVFTPEGAQLIRDQGWSDLVLCGIDTDACVYDSAIAAYQSGYRPWIVTDACASTGGPEYHDAALLLAARNLGADQLVTSETILPRIGRQGAHT; encoded by the coding sequence ATGTGGAAGGCGGACTGGGTGGATCCTCGCTCGACGGCGCTGATCGTCATCGACGTGCAGCAGGGCTTCGTCAACCGGCATAGCCGCGGCACGCTTCCGGCGATCGTGCGCTTGGTGGAAGGCTGGCGAGCCGCTGGCGGTCCTATGGTCTTCACGCGGTTCCATAACGAGCTCGGTTCGCCATACGAGACGATCACCGGCTGGACGCGGCTGCGCACCGCGGAGGAGCAGGCTCTCGTTGAGGAGCTTGCTCCCTTCACGGATTCCGCGGTCACGGTCATCGATAAGGCGCGGTCGTCGGTTTTCACCCCGGAGGGTGCGCAACTGATTCGTGATCAGGGCTGGAGCGACCTGGTGCTGTGCGGCATCGACACAGACGCCTGTGTCTACGACTCCGCGATCGCCGCTTATCAGAGCGGATATCGGCCCTGGATCGTCACCGACGCCTGCGCCTCTACCGGTGGACCCGAGTACCACGACGCCGCCCTGCTGCTTGCCGCTCGCAACCTCGGCGCCGACCAACTCGTCACCAGCGAGACCATCCTGCCCAGAATCGGCAGACAGGGGGCACACACATGA
- a CDS encoding WhiB family transcriptional regulator, translating to MSRSIVRTRYAPSAAQPSDWRERGACREEDPELFFPIGNTGPALLQIEEAKAVCRRCPVMETCLQWALENGENFGVWGGLSEDERRAMKRRAARKRARNAA from the coding sequence ATGAGCCGCTCTATCGTACGCACCCGCTACGCCCCCTCCGCCGCCCAGCCGAGCGACTGGAGGGAGCGCGGCGCCTGCCGGGAGGAAGACCCGGAGCTGTTCTTCCCCATCGGCAACACCGGCCCGGCACTGCTGCAGATCGAGGAGGCCAAGGCGGTGTGCCGCCGGTGCCCCGTGATGGAGACCTGCCTGCAGTGGGCGCTGGAGAACGGCGAGAACTTCGGCGTCTGGGGCGGGCTCAGCGAGGACGAGCGCCGGGCCATGAAGCGCCGCGCCGCCCGCAAGCGGGCCCGGAACGCGGCCTGA
- a CDS encoding DUF2637 domain-containing protein codes for MTALSFAAAVGGTLVGIIGFAMSYSTLAKVALSWGFSSELAPWFPVGVDASIIAFLALDLYLIRKDTPWPVLRLAAHAMTAATIWFNASSQGQITDDPVQAASHGVMPFLFVIGVEAARRLFIKKTQLEAGTATDRIPLHRWILSPIATPRFYRRMRLHGIASYPEMIRRQQELTGYEQWLKRKYHGDLSKASDDEKLPMKMAAHGYTVSEALALPEQQEREAEKRKEEAERRRLDAETRRKVAQKKAEAEELEADGELEAVRARVDGQKAEARARARAQAGAAERAAELEEQAMETALVAEARAREAEALRKEAQEREAQAAADVRAAELERQAAEKRKAAAEADRVAAAEDQAVETATMAEARRRAAEADQAAAETEKAAAEARRHAAEAERRAAEEAERQAAADARTQEARQREAEAEKAAAEKRLAAAEIERRAVEIEDAAKLTPRERAVRRVARMILTAGGEPDQVLLADIQRELAVSSTDTASKYRQEAAELLREGYQP; via the coding sequence ATGACCGCCCTGTCGTTCGCCGCTGCGGTCGGCGGAACCCTGGTCGGGATCATCGGCTTCGCGATGTCCTACAGCACCCTCGCCAAGGTAGCGCTGAGCTGGGGATTCAGTAGCGAACTCGCGCCGTGGTTCCCCGTCGGCGTCGACGCGAGCATCATCGCGTTCCTCGCCCTGGACCTGTACCTGATCCGCAAGGACACCCCGTGGCCGGTGCTGCGGCTGGCCGCGCACGCCATGACGGCTGCGACGATCTGGTTCAACGCCTCCTCACAGGGCCAGATCACCGACGACCCGGTCCAGGCGGCCAGCCACGGCGTCATGCCGTTCCTGTTCGTGATCGGCGTGGAGGCCGCCCGGCGCCTGTTCATCAAGAAGACCCAGCTCGAAGCGGGGACGGCCACCGACCGCATCCCCCTGCACCGCTGGATCCTCTCCCCCATCGCCACGCCACGGTTCTACCGCCGGATGCGGCTGCACGGGATCGCCTCCTACCCGGAGATGATCCGCCGCCAGCAGGAGCTCACCGGCTACGAGCAGTGGCTCAAGCGCAAGTACCACGGCGACCTGAGCAAGGCGAGCGACGACGAGAAACTGCCGATGAAGATGGCCGCCCACGGCTACACCGTCTCCGAGGCCCTCGCGCTGCCTGAACAGCAGGAACGCGAAGCAGAGAAGCGAAAGGAGGAGGCGGAGCGCCGGCGCCTGGACGCGGAGACACGCCGGAAGGTCGCGCAGAAGAAGGCGGAGGCCGAGGAACTCGAGGCCGACGGCGAACTGGAGGCCGTCCGCGCCCGGGTGGACGGCCAGAAAGCCGAAGCCCGAGCCCGCGCCCGCGCCCAGGCCGGCGCCGCCGAGCGGGCCGCCGAGCTGGAGGAACAGGCAATGGAGACGGCCCTGGTCGCAGAGGCCCGCGCCCGGGAGGCCGAGGCACTGCGCAAGGAGGCCCAGGAGCGCGAGGCGCAGGCGGCTGCGGATGTCCGCGCGGCGGAGCTGGAGCGCCAGGCAGCTGAGAAGCGGAAGGCAGCGGCGGAGGCCGACCGGGTCGCCGCGGCGGAGGACCAGGCGGTCGAGACGGCCACGATGGCGGAGGCCCGCAGGCGTGCCGCCGAAGCAGACCAGGCCGCCGCCGAAACCGAGAAGGCCGCTGCCGAAGCCCGCCGCCACGCGGCCGAAGCCGAGCGGCGCGCGGCGGAGGAAGCCGAGCGGCAGGCGGCCGCCGACGCCCGCACACAGGAAGCCCGGCAGCGTGAGGCCGAAGCCGAGAAGGCCGCTGCCGAAAAGCGGCTGGCCGCCGCCGAAATCGAGCGGCGCGCGGTCGAAATAGAGGACGCCGCGAAGCTCACCCCGCGCGAGCGGGCAGTCCGCCGGGTCGCCCGGATGATCCTCACCGCCGGCGGCGAGCCCGACCAGGTGCTGCTCGCCGACATCCAGCGCGAGCTGGCGGTGTCCTCCACCGACACCGCTTCGAAGTACCGCCAGGAGGCAGCCGAGCTGCTCCGCGAGGGCTACCAGCCCTGA